In Hylaeus volcanicus isolate JK05 unplaced genomic scaffold, UHH_iyHylVolc1.0_haploid 12126, whole genome shotgun sequence, a single genomic region encodes these proteins:
- the LOC128882670 gene encoding uncharacterized protein LOC128882670 isoform X2: MLVRCETKSNRVKGLCFHPKLSWVLASLHNGVIQLWDYRIGTLIHRFEEHEGPVRGISFHISQPMFVSGGDDYKIKVWNYNQRRCVFTLLSHLDYIRTVEFHPEYPWILSSSDDQTVRIWNWQNRSCIALLAGHNHYVMCAQVRYLHQLKKFTLPINVQFHPKQDLVVSSSLDQSIRVWDISGLKNKYYNIHTTSGSDNNLNRSNTTNTGSNLLILSAQQSDMFGTTDAVCKFILEGHDRGVNWATFHPTVSLIASGGDDRTVRLWRFNDTKWWEVDTFRGHTNNVSSVIFHPTKEILLSNSEDRTIRVWDITKRVLLHTYRRENDRFWILAAHPSSNLIGVGHDSGTVIFKLYRERLACQVVDKKIFFVKDGWFSFYDCTSSSITTLVGCRRITKDMGTTNGCRALCINTFNPNSFEVLLTYKDSDTTEYDLIKFPSIESVISSPGNASVQQGTTKSITFCTRNRLARLDSSKSISLLTTKLEFNKRLELDASISEIFFAGNNRLILKSDESALLYDVYGKTILAELSCPGGIRNVSWSHDFKYVALLCKHYVVLATAAFEYLSSFYETIRIKGAAWDPAGAFIYTTLSHVKYCLPNGDNGIIRCLTSPFYVVKVENQTMWGYDAFTQTITSMALDCTEFFLKIALSQKQFSQAASLMRYGRLCGNAIVNYLRKRDHANVALQFVTNHATRFNLALEGGNLDVAFVEAGNLNDTALWDRLATETMRQGKFDIVETVHQTTKNFNKLSFLYFLAGDRVKLGKMLKISQMREDVQSCFFNALLLGDVEERIRVLTSMGQLPLAAMTARLYKLDDISVALEEALGRVHLDTTISPTATPFLPIETAVSFNDHMSLDHIKPWPQIIQEEKPLKKFHLSALGISKAVDSSELSTQWNTDSKSLPHTQKINDLSFDSLHTLDETEEITGWKDDDAIDNGDLLSIDDIDPEEIDLTEKIISSKCQIDSAETQNFKVGESPVSLWCTKGAHVFRYVAAGRYDEALEILIKKIALINAEPLKPFFRTITLSSVVDLTLLPLLPTKQLHLLQTGSFSSKRHQPLPYITISSLQKSFNDASRLLVAGKLTESLQTYREILWKLTLAEASSKKEEEELLAILKKTQIYALAMSIECSRQVLPDTDVRRNVELAAYLGCCELDEFHQFLIWRRALSVAWKAKNYMTAAIFARKLVETNFGSGTKGFESTISQAKKALNVAETRGTDAYCIDFDFTESENFVLCTSSLTRITTLENRIQCPFCRSVAKASFEKSLCSICQLCSLGAQVSGLSFLSMQ; this comes from the exons atgCTTGTACGCTGTGAAACTAAGAGTAACCGAGTGAAGGGTCTATGTTTTCATCCGAAACTCAGTTGGGTTTTAGCTTCATTACACAATGGAGTTATCCAGCTATGGGATTATCGTATTGGAACCTTAATCCACCGTTTTGAAGAACATGAAGGTCCTGTCAGAGGAATATCTTTTCACATATCTCAACCTATGTTTGTTTCTGGTGGAGAtgactataaaataaaagtttggaATTACAATCAACGTCGCTGTGTCTTCACCCTGTTAAGTCATTTGGATTATATTCGAACTGTTGAATTTCATCCAGAATATCCTTGGATACTTTCTTCCTCCGATGATCAAACTG TTCGTATATGGAATTGGCAAAACCGTAGTTGCATTGCGCTGCTCGCTGGACATAATCATTACGTTATGTGTGCTCAAGTAAGATATTTgcatcaattaaaaaaatttacactACCAATAAATGTACAGTTTCATCCAAAACAAGACTTAGTTGTTTCTTCCTCGCTCGATCAATCTATTCGAGTTTGGGATATTTCgggattgaaaaataaatattataatattcatactACAAGTGGTtcag ATAATAACTTAAATAGATCCAATACTACTAATACTGGATCAAATTTACTTATTCTGTCGGCCCAACAATCCGATATGTTTGGAACCACAGATGCtgtttgcaaatttattttagaaggACACGATAGAGGGGTCAATTGGGCTA CATTTCATCCCACTGTCTCATTAATTGCTTCTGGAGGTGATGATCGGACTGTCAGACTTTGGCGATTCAACGATACCAAGTGGTGGGAAGTTGATACATTTAGGGGTCACACTAACAATGTCTCCAGCGTCATTTTTCACCCTACT aaaGAGATATTGTTGTCGAATTCAGAGGATCGGACAATACGGGTTTGGGACATAacgaaacgtgttttattgCATACATATAG aaGAGAAAATGATCGTTTCTGGATATTAGCTGCTCATCCTTCCTCTAATCTCATTGGAGTTGGTCACGACTCTGGTACTGTGATCTTTAAGCTATACAGAGAAAGACTAGCTTGTCAG gtggtagacaaaaaaattttttttgttaaagatGGATGGTTCAGCTTTTATGACTGCACAAGCAGTTCGATAACAACACTTGTAGGATGTCGTCGTATAACAAAGGATATGGGGACTACAAATGGTTGTCGTGCtttatgtattaatacatttaatccAAATTCATTTGAAGTTCTGCTTACATAT aaagaTTCAGACACAACTGAATACGACTTGATCAAATTTCCTTCTATTGAATCTGTTATTTCGAGCCCGGGCAATGCTAGTGTGCAAcaa GGAACAACCAAAAGTATCACCTTTTGTACCCGAAATCGGCTTGCACGTTTGGACTCTAGTAAATCTATATCTTTATTGACTACTAAATTAGAATTCAATAAGCGGCTTGAATTGGATGCTTCGAtatctgaaattttttttgctGGAAATAATAGACTTATTTTGAAATCCGATGAATCA GCCCTTTTATACGATGTGTATGGAAAAACGATTTTAGCAGAACTTAGCTGTCCAGGGGGCATCCGAAATGTTTCTTGGTCACACGACTTTAAATATGTAGCGCTGCTTTGCAAACACTATGTAGTACTGGCAACAGCGGCATTTGAGTATTTGTCTTCTTTCTATGAAACGATTCGGATTAAAGGCGCTGCTTGGGACCCTGCAg GtgcttttatttatactaCATTATCTCATGTCAAATATTGCCTTCCCAATGGTGATAATGGTATCATACGCTGCTTAACAAGTCCTTTCTATGTTGTCaa agtaGAAAATCAGACTATGTGGGGTTACGATGCTTTTACACAAACAATCACTTCAATGGCCTTAGATtgtacagaattttttttaaaaattgctctTTCTCAGAAGCAATTCAGTcaa GCTGCATCACTTATGCGATATGGCCGACTTTGCGGGAATgctattgttaattatttacgaaaaagAGATCATGCAAATGTGGCTTTACAATTCGTTACCAACCACGCAACTCGATTTAATTTAGCTTTAGAAGGTGGAAATTTAGACGTAGCTTTTGTTGAAGCTGGGAATTTAAATGATACA GCACTCTGGGACCGATTAGCTACTGAAACAATGCGTCAAGGGAAATTCGATATAGTTGAAACTGTGCATCAAACtacaaaaaattttaacaaattatctttTCTCTACTTCTTAGCAG GTGATCGAGTGAAACTTgggaaaatgttaaaaattagtCAAATGAGAGAAGACGTTCAGAGTTGTTTTTTTAACG CTTTATTATTGGGGGATGTTGAAGAAAGGATACGAGTTTTAACATCTATGGGTCAACTACCTTTGGCTGCAATGACAGCTCGGTTATATAAATTGGACGATATATCTGTAGCTCTTGAGGAGGCATTGGGT CGCGTTCATTTGGATACTACAATCTCACCAACCGCAACACCTTTTCTTCCAATTGAAACAGCTGTGTCTTTCAACGATCACATGAGTCTTGATCATATAAAACCATGGCCTCAAATAATCCAAGAAGaaaaacctttaaaaaaattccatctTAGTGCTCTAGGTATTTCAAAAGCTGTGGATAGTAGTGAACTGTCAACTCAATGGAACACTGACTCAAAAA gCTTACCACACACGCAGAAAATCAATGATTTGTCATTCGATAGTTTGCATACTCTGGATGAAACAGAAGAGATTACGGGATGGAAAGATGACGATGCTATAGATAATGGTGATCTACTAAGCATTGATGATATTg accctgaagaaattgatttaactGAGAAGATCATTTCTTCTAAATGTCAAATAGACTCTGCcgaaacacaaaatttcaaagtagGAGAAAGCCCTGTATCCTTATGGTGTACCAAAGGAGCACACGTTTTTCGTTATGTTGCTGCAG gtcGTTACGATGAAGCCCttgaaattcttataaaaaaaattgctttaatTAACGCGGAACCTCTTAAACCTTTTTTTCGAACTATTACATTGTCTTCGGTCGTTGATTTAACATTGCTACCGCTTTTACCTACTAAGCAACTGCA TTTATTACAAACAGGATCTTTTTCTAGTAAACGTCATCAACCACTACCTTACATTACAATTAGTTCTTTACAAAAATCTTTTAATGATGCAAGTCGTCTCTTGGTGGCTGGAAAGCTAACCGAGTCTTTACAAACGTATCGGGAAATATTATGGAAACTTACTCTTGCTGAAGCGTCGtctaaaaaagaagaagaagag CTTTTAGctatcttaaaaaaaacacaaatttaCGCTTTAGCAATGTCAATTGAATGTTCACGTCAAGTTTTACCTGACACGGATGTCCGACGAA acgTTGAATTAGCTGCTTATTTAGGCTGCTGTGAACTAGATGAATTTcaccaatttttaatttggcGAAGAGCTTTATCTGTTGCGTGGAAAGCTAAAAATTACATGACAGCAGCCATT TTTGCTCGAAAATTAGTAGAAACCAATTTTGGTAGCGGTACAAAAGGATTTGAAAGTACAATTTCTCAA GCAAAAAAAGCTTTGAATGTCGCTGAGACACGAGGAACCGATGCTTATTGTATCGATTTTGATTTTACAGAATCAG agaaCTTTGTTTTATGTACGTCATCTCTAACACGTATTACTACATTGGAAAATCGTATACAATGTCCTTTTTGCCGAAGTGTCGCCAAAGCTTCGTTTGAGAAGAGTCTTTGTTCTATTTGTCAACTTTGTAGCTTAGGTGCCCAAGTTTCAGGTTTAAGCTTTCTGTCAATgcaatag
- the LOC128882670 gene encoding uncharacterized protein LOC128882670 isoform X1: MLVRCETKSNRVKGLCFHPKLSWVLASLHNGVIQLWDYRIGTLIHRFEEHEGPVRGISFHISQPMFVSGGDDYKIKVWNYNQRRCVFTLLSHLDYIRTVEFHPEYPWILSSSDDQTVRIWNWQNRSCIALLAGHNHYVMCAQVRYLHQLKKFTLPINVQFHPKQDLVVSSSLDQSIRVWDISGLKNKYYNIHTTSGSDNNLNRSNTTNTGSNLLILSAQQSDMFGTTDAVCKFILEGHDRGVNWATFHPTVSLIASGGDDRTVRLWRFNDTKWWEVDTFRGHTNNVSSVIFHPTKEILLSNSEDRTIRVWDITKRVLLHTYRRENDRFWILAAHPSSNLIGVGHDSGTVIFKLYRERLACQVVDKKIFFVKDGWFSFYDCTSSSITTLVGCRRITKDMGTTNGCRALCINTFNPNSFEVLLTYKDSDTTEYDLIKFPSIESVISSPGNASVQQGTTKSITFCTRNRLARLDSSKSISLLTTKLEFNKRLELDASISEIFFAGNNRLILKSDESALLYDVYGKTILAELSCPGGIRNVSWSHDFKYVALLCKHYVVLATAAFEYLSSFYETIRIKGAAWDPAGAFIYTTLSHVKYCLPNGDNGIIRCLTSPFYVVKVENQTMWGYDAFTQTITSMALDCTEFFLKIALSQKQFSQAASLMRYGRLCGNAIVNYLRKRDHANVALQFVTNHATRFNLALEGGNLDVAFVEAGNLNDTALWDRLATETMRQGKFDIVETVHQTTKNFNKLSFLYFLAGDRVKLGKMLKISQMREDVQSCFFNALLLGDVEERIRVLTSMGQLPLAAMTARLYKLDDISVALEEALGRVHLDTTISPTATPFLPIETAVSFNDHMSLDHIKPWPQIIQEEKPLKKFHLSALGISKAVDSSELSTQWNTDSKSTLLPTFPQGLPHTQKINDLSFDSLHTLDETEEITGWKDDDAIDNGDLLSIDDIDPEEIDLTEKIISSKCQIDSAETQNFKVGESPVSLWCTKGAHVFRYVAAGRYDEALEILIKKIALINAEPLKPFFRTITLSSVVDLTLLPLLPTKQLHLLQTGSFSSKRHQPLPYITISSLQKSFNDASRLLVAGKLTESLQTYREILWKLTLAEASSKKEEEELLAILKKTQIYALAMSIECSRQVLPDTDVRRNVELAAYLGCCELDEFHQFLIWRRALSVAWKAKNYMTAAIFARKLVETNFGSGTKGFESTISQAKKALNVAETRGTDAYCIDFDFTESENFVLCTSSLTRITTLENRIQCPFCRSVAKASFEKSLCSICQLCSLGAQVSGLSFLSMQ, translated from the exons atgCTTGTACGCTGTGAAACTAAGAGTAACCGAGTGAAGGGTCTATGTTTTCATCCGAAACTCAGTTGGGTTTTAGCTTCATTACACAATGGAGTTATCCAGCTATGGGATTATCGTATTGGAACCTTAATCCACCGTTTTGAAGAACATGAAGGTCCTGTCAGAGGAATATCTTTTCACATATCTCAACCTATGTTTGTTTCTGGTGGAGAtgactataaaataaaagtttggaATTACAATCAACGTCGCTGTGTCTTCACCCTGTTAAGTCATTTGGATTATATTCGAACTGTTGAATTTCATCCAGAATATCCTTGGATACTTTCTTCCTCCGATGATCAAACTG TTCGTATATGGAATTGGCAAAACCGTAGTTGCATTGCGCTGCTCGCTGGACATAATCATTACGTTATGTGTGCTCAAGTAAGATATTTgcatcaattaaaaaaatttacactACCAATAAATGTACAGTTTCATCCAAAACAAGACTTAGTTGTTTCTTCCTCGCTCGATCAATCTATTCGAGTTTGGGATATTTCgggattgaaaaataaatattataatattcatactACAAGTGGTtcag ATAATAACTTAAATAGATCCAATACTACTAATACTGGATCAAATTTACTTATTCTGTCGGCCCAACAATCCGATATGTTTGGAACCACAGATGCtgtttgcaaatttattttagaaggACACGATAGAGGGGTCAATTGGGCTA CATTTCATCCCACTGTCTCATTAATTGCTTCTGGAGGTGATGATCGGACTGTCAGACTTTGGCGATTCAACGATACCAAGTGGTGGGAAGTTGATACATTTAGGGGTCACACTAACAATGTCTCCAGCGTCATTTTTCACCCTACT aaaGAGATATTGTTGTCGAATTCAGAGGATCGGACAATACGGGTTTGGGACATAacgaaacgtgttttattgCATACATATAG aaGAGAAAATGATCGTTTCTGGATATTAGCTGCTCATCCTTCCTCTAATCTCATTGGAGTTGGTCACGACTCTGGTACTGTGATCTTTAAGCTATACAGAGAAAGACTAGCTTGTCAG gtggtagacaaaaaaattttttttgttaaagatGGATGGTTCAGCTTTTATGACTGCACAAGCAGTTCGATAACAACACTTGTAGGATGTCGTCGTATAACAAAGGATATGGGGACTACAAATGGTTGTCGTGCtttatgtattaatacatttaatccAAATTCATTTGAAGTTCTGCTTACATAT aaagaTTCAGACACAACTGAATACGACTTGATCAAATTTCCTTCTATTGAATCTGTTATTTCGAGCCCGGGCAATGCTAGTGTGCAAcaa GGAACAACCAAAAGTATCACCTTTTGTACCCGAAATCGGCTTGCACGTTTGGACTCTAGTAAATCTATATCTTTATTGACTACTAAATTAGAATTCAATAAGCGGCTTGAATTGGATGCTTCGAtatctgaaattttttttgctGGAAATAATAGACTTATTTTGAAATCCGATGAATCA GCCCTTTTATACGATGTGTATGGAAAAACGATTTTAGCAGAACTTAGCTGTCCAGGGGGCATCCGAAATGTTTCTTGGTCACACGACTTTAAATATGTAGCGCTGCTTTGCAAACACTATGTAGTACTGGCAACAGCGGCATTTGAGTATTTGTCTTCTTTCTATGAAACGATTCGGATTAAAGGCGCTGCTTGGGACCCTGCAg GtgcttttatttatactaCATTATCTCATGTCAAATATTGCCTTCCCAATGGTGATAATGGTATCATACGCTGCTTAACAAGTCCTTTCTATGTTGTCaa agtaGAAAATCAGACTATGTGGGGTTACGATGCTTTTACACAAACAATCACTTCAATGGCCTTAGATtgtacagaattttttttaaaaattgctctTTCTCAGAAGCAATTCAGTcaa GCTGCATCACTTATGCGATATGGCCGACTTTGCGGGAATgctattgttaattatttacgaaaaagAGATCATGCAAATGTGGCTTTACAATTCGTTACCAACCACGCAACTCGATTTAATTTAGCTTTAGAAGGTGGAAATTTAGACGTAGCTTTTGTTGAAGCTGGGAATTTAAATGATACA GCACTCTGGGACCGATTAGCTACTGAAACAATGCGTCAAGGGAAATTCGATATAGTTGAAACTGTGCATCAAACtacaaaaaattttaacaaattatctttTCTCTACTTCTTAGCAG GTGATCGAGTGAAACTTgggaaaatgttaaaaattagtCAAATGAGAGAAGACGTTCAGAGTTGTTTTTTTAACG CTTTATTATTGGGGGATGTTGAAGAAAGGATACGAGTTTTAACATCTATGGGTCAACTACCTTTGGCTGCAATGACAGCTCGGTTATATAAATTGGACGATATATCTGTAGCTCTTGAGGAGGCATTGGGT CGCGTTCATTTGGATACTACAATCTCACCAACCGCAACACCTTTTCTTCCAATTGAAACAGCTGTGTCTTTCAACGATCACATGAGTCTTGATCATATAAAACCATGGCCTCAAATAATCCAAGAAGaaaaacctttaaaaaaattccatctTAGTGCTCTAGGTATTTCAAAAGCTGTGGATAGTAGTGAACTGTCAACTCAATGGAACACTGACTCAAAAAGTACTCTTTTACCTACATTTCCTCAAG gCTTACCACACACGCAGAAAATCAATGATTTGTCATTCGATAGTTTGCATACTCTGGATGAAACAGAAGAGATTACGGGATGGAAAGATGACGATGCTATAGATAATGGTGATCTACTAAGCATTGATGATATTg accctgaagaaattgatttaactGAGAAGATCATTTCTTCTAAATGTCAAATAGACTCTGCcgaaacacaaaatttcaaagtagGAGAAAGCCCTGTATCCTTATGGTGTACCAAAGGAGCACACGTTTTTCGTTATGTTGCTGCAG gtcGTTACGATGAAGCCCttgaaattcttataaaaaaaattgctttaatTAACGCGGAACCTCTTAAACCTTTTTTTCGAACTATTACATTGTCTTCGGTCGTTGATTTAACATTGCTACCGCTTTTACCTACTAAGCAACTGCA TTTATTACAAACAGGATCTTTTTCTAGTAAACGTCATCAACCACTACCTTACATTACAATTAGTTCTTTACAAAAATCTTTTAATGATGCAAGTCGTCTCTTGGTGGCTGGAAAGCTAACCGAGTCTTTACAAACGTATCGGGAAATATTATGGAAACTTACTCTTGCTGAAGCGTCGtctaaaaaagaagaagaagag CTTTTAGctatcttaaaaaaaacacaaatttaCGCTTTAGCAATGTCAATTGAATGTTCACGTCAAGTTTTACCTGACACGGATGTCCGACGAA acgTTGAATTAGCTGCTTATTTAGGCTGCTGTGAACTAGATGAATTTcaccaatttttaatttggcGAAGAGCTTTATCTGTTGCGTGGAAAGCTAAAAATTACATGACAGCAGCCATT TTTGCTCGAAAATTAGTAGAAACCAATTTTGGTAGCGGTACAAAAGGATTTGAAAGTACAATTTCTCAA GCAAAAAAAGCTTTGAATGTCGCTGAGACACGAGGAACCGATGCTTATTGTATCGATTTTGATTTTACAGAATCAG agaaCTTTGTTTTATGTACGTCATCTCTAACACGTATTACTACATTGGAAAATCGTATACAATGTCCTTTTTGCCGAAGTGTCGCCAAAGCTTCGTTTGAGAAGAGTCTTTGTTCTATTTGTCAACTTTGTAGCTTAGGTGCCCAAGTTTCAGGTTTAAGCTTTCTGTCAATgcaatag